In one window of Streptomyces sp. NBC_01224 DNA:
- a CDS encoding peptidoglycan D,D-transpeptidase FtsI family protein: MNKPLRRIAIFCGVLILALLVRTNYLQYVRADELNSRDENRRVRIERYAHERGNIIVDGNPVTGSVETKDSDFKYKRVWKNGPMWAPVTGYSSQAFDANFLEKLEDGILTGNDDQLFFNRTLSMFTGEKKQGGNVVTTLNAAAQKAAFKGLGDKKGAVAALDPQTGAILALVSTPSYDPSTFAGNSTADSKAWEKLSKDKNKPMLNRALRETYPPGSTFKVVTAAAALENGLYTSIDEHTKSPLPYRLPLTTGNLENEGNIPCENASLREALRWSCNTVFGKISDDLGNQKMIDQANKFGFNKDVFTPVRADASVYPKDNRPQNAMAGIGQASNRATPLQMAMVAAAVANDGKLMQPYMVAERKAPNLDVIYTHEKEQLSQPLSGENAQKLQQMMETVVKNGTGTNALINGVTVGGKTGTAQHGLNNSEKPYAWFISYAKTDKGSPVAVAVVVEDGQANRDDISGGGLAAPIAKAVMKAVIDSKK; encoded by the coding sequence GTGAACAAGCCTCTTCGCCGGATCGCGATCTTCTGCGGAGTCCTCATCCTCGCCCTGCTCGTACGGACCAACTACCTGCAGTACGTCCGTGCCGACGAGCTGAACAGCCGCGACGAGAACCGTCGCGTCCGCATCGAACGTTACGCACACGAGCGCGGCAACATCATCGTTGACGGCAACCCCGTGACCGGGTCGGTCGAGACCAAGGACAGCGACTTCAAATACAAGCGCGTCTGGAAGAACGGCCCCATGTGGGCGCCCGTGACCGGGTACTCCTCGCAGGCGTTCGACGCCAACTTCCTTGAGAAGCTTGAGGATGGCATCCTCACCGGCAACGACGACCAGCTCTTCTTCAACCGGACCCTGTCGATGTTCACCGGCGAGAAGAAGCAGGGCGGCAACGTCGTCACCACCCTCAACGCGGCCGCTCAGAAGGCCGCCTTCAAGGGACTTGGCGACAAGAAGGGCGCCGTCGCCGCGCTCGACCCGCAGACCGGCGCCATCCTGGCCCTCGTCAGTACCCCTTCGTACGACCCCTCGACCTTCGCGGGCAACTCCACCGCCGACTCCAAGGCCTGGGAGAAGCTCTCCAAGGACAAGAACAAGCCGATGCTCAACCGGGCACTGCGCGAGACCTACCCCCCGGGCTCGACCTTCAAGGTCGTCACCGCCGCGGCCGCGCTGGAGAACGGGCTGTACACCAGCATCGACGAGCACACCAAGTCGCCGCTGCCCTACCGGCTCCCGCTGACCACCGGCAACCTGGAGAACGAGGGCAACATCCCGTGCGAGAACGCCTCGCTGCGGGAAGCCCTGCGATGGTCCTGCAACACCGTCTTCGGCAAGATCAGCGATGACCTCGGCAACCAGAAGATGATCGACCAGGCCAACAAGTTCGGCTTCAACAAGGACGTCTTCACCCCGGTCCGCGCCGACGCCAGCGTCTACCCCAAGGACAACCGCCCGCAGAACGCCATGGCCGGCATCGGCCAGGCGTCCAACCGCGCCACCCCGCTGCAGATGGCCATGGTCGCCGCCGCGGTCGCCAACGACGGCAAGCTGATGCAGCCGTACATGGTCGCCGAGCGCAAGGCCCCCAACCTGGACGTGATCTACACCCATGAGAAGGAGCAGCTCAGCCAGCCCCTCTCGGGTGAGAACGCCCAGAAGCTCCAGCAGATGATGGAGACCGTGGTCAAGAACGGCACGGGAACCAACGCCCTCATCAACGGCGTCACTGTCGGCGGCAAGACCGGTACCGCCCAGCACGGTCTGAACAACAGCGAGAAGCCGTACGCCTGGTTCATCTCCTACGCCAAGACCGACAAGGGCTCCCCGGTCGCCGTCGCCGTCGTTGTCGAGGACGGCCAGGCCAACCGGGACGACATCTCCGGTGGCGGTCTGGCCGCCCCGATCGCAAAGGCTGTAATGAAGGCGGTCATCGACAGCAAGAAGTGA
- a CDS encoding FtsW/RodA/SpoVE family cell cycle protein encodes MSVVTNTTTIGAIDAPSRRNTELMMMVFAVAISVFAYANVGLAMDGKLPSGMFGYGAGLILLGGVAHLVVRKFAPYADPLLLPLATLLNGLGLVLIWRLDQSPRLIQRAEVLYGAYSPDAPKQLLYSAIGVAFFVAVLVILKDHRILQRYTYISMVAALILLILPMFFPAVNGAKIWISLGPFSIQPGEFAKILIAVFFSGYLMVKRDALALASRRFMGLYLPRGRDLGPIITIWALSILILVFETDLGTSLLFFGLFVVMLYVATERTSWIVFGLLMSAVGAVGVASFEPHVQSRVNAWLDPFSKATMAQSDQIAQSLMSFGSGGTLGTGLGQGHSDLIMFAANADFILSTVGEELGLAGMMAVLLIYGLIVERGVRTALAARDPFGKLLAIGLSGAFAIQVFVVAGGVMGLIPLSGMTMPFLAYGGSSVLANWALIAILIRISDTARRPAPAPAPSSDAEMTQVVRP; translated from the coding sequence ATGAGCGTTGTCACCAACACGACCACGATCGGCGCGATCGACGCACCGAGCCGCCGCAACACCGAACTGATGATGATGGTCTTCGCCGTCGCCATCTCGGTATTCGCCTACGCCAATGTCGGACTCGCCATGGACGGCAAGCTCCCGTCCGGCATGTTCGGATACGGAGCCGGGCTCATCCTGCTCGGCGGCGTCGCCCACCTCGTGGTACGCAAGTTCGCGCCCTATGCGGACCCGCTGCTGCTGCCGCTGGCGACCCTGCTCAACGGCCTGGGGCTGGTGCTGATCTGGCGGCTGGACCAGTCGCCGAGACTGATCCAGCGTGCGGAGGTTCTTTACGGGGCGTACAGCCCCGACGCCCCCAAGCAGCTGCTCTACTCGGCGATCGGCGTCGCCTTCTTTGTCGCCGTGCTGGTGATCCTCAAGGACCACCGCATCCTTCAGCGCTACACCTACATCTCGATGGTCGCGGCGCTCATCCTGCTGATCCTGCCGATGTTCTTCCCGGCGGTGAACGGCGCGAAGATCTGGATCAGCCTCGGCCCGTTCTCGATCCAGCCGGGAGAGTTCGCCAAGATCCTGATCGCGGTGTTCTTCTCCGGCTATCTCATGGTGAAGCGCGATGCGCTGGCACTGGCCAGCCGCCGTTTCATGGGGCTGTACCTGCCGCGCGGACGCGACCTCGGACCGATCATCACCATCTGGGCCCTGTCGATCCTGATCCTGGTCTTCGAGACCGACCTCGGCACCTCACTGCTGTTCTTCGGCCTCTTCGTGGTCATGCTGTACGTCGCCACCGAGCGGACTAGCTGGATCGTCTTCGGTCTGCTGATGTCCGCAGTAGGCGCGGTGGGTGTGGCGTCCTTCGAGCCGCACGTGCAGTCCCGGGTGAACGCCTGGCTCGACCCGTTCTCCAAGGCGACGATGGCGCAGAGCGACCAGATCGCCCAGTCGCTGATGTCCTTCGGCTCCGGCGGCACGCTCGGCACCGGACTGGGCCAGGGCCACTCGGACCTGATCATGTTCGCCGCCAACGCCGACTTCATCCTCTCCACCGTCGGCGAGGAGCTGGGTCTGGCCGGAATGATGGCCGTCCTGCTGATCTACGGCCTGATCGTCGAGCGAGGCGTCCGCACGGCGCTGGCCGCCCGTGACCCCTTCGGCAAGCTTCTCGCCATCGGGCTGTCGGGGGCCTTCGCAATCCAGGTCTTCGTGGTAGCCGGCGGTGTCATGGGGCTCATCCCGCTGAGCGGTATGACCATGCCGTTCCTCGCGTACGGTGGCTCGTCCGTGCTGGCCAACTGGGCGCTGATCGCCATTCTGATCCGAATCAGCGACACCGCACGTCGCCCCGCCCCGGCCCCCGCCCCGTCCTCCGACGCCGAGATGACCCAGGTGGTCCGACCGTGA
- a CDS encoding Stp1/IreP family PP2C-type Ser/Thr phosphatase produces the protein MSLSLRFAAGSHKGMIREGNEDSGYAGPRLLAIADGMGGQAAGEVASSEVISTLVQLDDDVPGSDILTSLGTAVQRANDQLRMMVEEDPQLEGMGTTLTALLWTGQRLGLVHVGDSRAYLLRDGVLTQITQDHTWVQRLVDEGRITEEEATTHPQRALLMRALGSGDHVEPDLSIREVRVGDRYLICSDGLSGVVSHQTMEETLASYQGPQETIQELIQLALRGGGPDNITCIVADVLDVDSNDTLAGQLNDTPVIVGAVAENQAAQLNDGSAMQTPAGRAAGLGRPVPPPAGGFGPPGSGDGVGYGEMSDDSFDAYTDDDFIKPGGGHKWLKRSFYVVLALAVVGGGLYGGYRWTQNQFYVGAKNEHVALFRGINQDLAWVSLSKVEKDHPEIELKYLPPYQRKQVEATIAEGNLTAAREKVGELAVQASACKKDAQRRAAEKARSDESQAGGTGSDVTKTSATSGATKTKPTATPTPGPSLSEEEKKLVPQCGKQ, from the coding sequence ATGAGTCTTTCCCTGCGCTTCGCCGCCGGATCGCACAAGGGCATGATCCGGGAAGGGAACGAGGACTCCGGCTACGCCGGTCCGCGCCTTCTCGCCATCGCCGACGGCATGGGTGGCCAGGCAGCCGGCGAGGTCGCCAGCTCCGAGGTGATCTCCACGCTCGTCCAGCTCGACGACGACGTCCCGGGTTCGGACATCCTCACCTCGCTCGGTACGGCGGTCCAGCGGGCCAACGACCAACTGCGCATGATGGTCGAGGAGGACCCCCAGCTGGAGGGCATGGGCACCACGCTCACCGCCCTGCTCTGGACCGGCCAGCGCCTCGGCCTCGTCCACGTCGGCGACTCCCGCGCGTACCTGCTGCGCGACGGCGTGCTCACCCAGATCACCCAGGATCACACCTGGGTGCAGCGGCTGGTCGACGAGGGCCGGATCACCGAGGAAGAGGCCACCACCCACCCTCAGCGCGCCCTTCTGATGCGTGCCCTGGGCAGTGGCGACCACGTCGAACCCGATCTCTCCATTCGTGAGGTCCGGGTCGGCGACCGCTATCTGATCTGCTCCGACGGGCTCTCCGGCGTCGTCTCCCACCAGACCATGGAAGAGACCCTTGCCAGTTACCAGGGCCCCCAGGAGACCATCCAGGAGCTGATCCAGCTCGCCCTGCGCGGCGGCGGCCCGGACAACATCACCTGCATCGTCGCCGACGTCCTCGACGTCGACAGCAATGACACCCTGGCCGGACAGCTCAACGACACCCCGGTCATCGTCGGCGCGGTCGCCGAGAACCAGGCTGCCCAGCTGAACGACGGCAGCGCCATGCAGACCCCCGCCGGACGCGCGGCCGGCCTCGGCCGCCCCGTCCCGCCGCCCGCAGGCGGCTTCGGTCCGCCCGGAAGCGGTGACGGCGTCGGCTACGGCGAAATGTCTGACGACTCCTTCGACGCGTACACCGACGACGACTTCATCAAGCCCGGCGGCGGCCATAAGTGGCTCAAGAGGTCCTTCTACGTCGTGCTCGCGCTCGCTGTCGTCGGCGGCGGTCTCTACGGCGGCTACCGCTGGACCCAGAACCAGTTCTATGTCGGCGCGAAGAACGAACATGTCGCGCTGTTCCGAGGCATCAACCAGGACCTGGCCTGGGTCTCGCTCTCGAAGGTCGAGAAGGACCACCCCGAGATCGAACTCAAGTACCTCCCGCCCTACCAGCGCAAGCAGGTCGAGGCAACCATCGCCGAAGGCAACCTCACCGCCGCACGCGAGAAGGTCGGCGAGCTCGCTGTCCAGGCATCCGCCTGCAAGAAGGACGCCCAGCGACGCGCGGCCGAGAAAGCCCGCTCCGACGAGAGCCAAGCCGGTGGTACGGGCTCGGACGTCACCAAGACGTCGGCCACTTCCGGTGCCACCAAGACCAAGCCGACCGCAACTCCCACTCCTGGTCCCAGCCTCTCGGAGGAAGAGAAAAAGCTGGTCCCGCAGTGCGGTAAGCAGTAA
- a CDS encoding FHA domain-containing protein FhaB/FipA yields MSELTLTVMRLGFLAVLWLFVIVAVQVIRSDLFGTRVTQRGSRRTATDARPPQARQNAAAPPQQRQQPGRQRRGAPTKLVVSEGTLTGTTVALQGQTITLGRAHDSTIVLDDDYASSRHARIYPDRDGQWIVEDLGSTNGTYLDRTRLTTPTPVPLGAPIRIGKTVIELRK; encoded by the coding sequence ATGTCAGAGCTGACCCTGACGGTCATGCGGCTAGGTTTCCTGGCTGTTCTGTGGCTGTTCGTGATCGTGGCCGTCCAGGTCATCCGCAGCGACCTGTTCGGAACGCGCGTCACGCAGCGCGGCTCACGCCGCACTGCGACCGACGCACGGCCGCCACAGGCACGCCAGAATGCCGCGGCACCGCCGCAGCAACGTCAACAGCCCGGCCGTCAGCGCCGGGGGGCACCCACAAAGCTGGTCGTCTCCGAGGGCACACTCACCGGCACCACGGTGGCGCTCCAGGGGCAGACCATCACGCTGGGCCGTGCCCACGACTCAACGATCGTCCTGGACGACGACTACGCGTCCAGCAGGCATGCCAGGATCTACCCCGACCGTGACGGCCAGTGGATCGTCGAGGATCTCGGGTCCACCAACGGCACATATCTCGACCGGACCCGACTCACCACCCCGACACCTGTTCCGCTGGGCGCGCCGATCCGGATCGGCAAGACCGTCATCGAGCTGCGGAAGTAG
- a CDS encoding DUF3662 and FHA domain-containing protein, with protein MGVMKRFEQRLEGLVNGTFAKVFKSEVQPVEIAGALQRECDNNATIWNRERTVVPNDFIVELSTPDYERLSPYSGQLGDELSGLVRDYAKQQRYTFMGPIKVHLEKADDLDTGLYRVRSRTLASSSSQQQDPQGRQGLQSPPGQHGQPPYPGAGRPAQPTGGYGYPPSSAPPMPAAPPPGAGRPGAPSSDRHPPAGPSPLPNAQVRRWIEINGTRHQISRPTLVLGRSTDADVRIDDPGVSRRHCEIRTGTPSTIQDLGSTNGIVVDGQHTTRATLRDGSRIVVGSTTIVYRQAEG; from the coding sequence ATGGGAGTCATGAAGCGTTTCGAGCAGCGTCTCGAAGGTCTGGTCAATGGCACCTTCGCCAAGGTCTTCAAGTCCGAGGTCCAGCCGGTCGAGATCGCGGGAGCCCTCCAGCGCGAGTGCGACAACAACGCAACCATCTGGAACCGTGAGCGGACCGTCGTCCCCAACGACTTCATCGTCGAGCTCAGCACCCCGGACTACGAGCGACTCAGCCCGTACTCCGGCCAGTTGGGCGACGAACTCTCCGGCCTGGTCCGCGACTACGCCAAGCAGCAGCGTTACACCTTCATGGGCCCCATCAAGGTCCACCTCGAGAAGGCCGACGACCTCGACACCGGGCTCTACCGTGTGCGCAGCCGCACCCTGGCGTCGAGTTCGTCACAGCAGCAGGACCCCCAGGGCCGGCAAGGACTGCAAAGCCCCCCGGGACAGCACGGCCAGCCTCCTTACCCGGGCGCGGGGCGGCCTGCACAGCCCACCGGAGGCTACGGCTACCCGCCCAGCTCCGCCCCGCCCATGCCCGCGGCCCCGCCGCCGGGCGCGGGCAGGCCCGGAGCGCCCAGTAGCGACCGGCACCCGCCGGCCGGACCCAGCCCCCTGCCGAACGCGCAGGTGCGGCGCTGGATCGAGATCAACGGCACCCGCCATCAGATCTCCCGCCCGACGCTGGTGCTGGGACGCAGCACCGACGCCGACGTGCGGATCGACGACCCCGGCGTATCGCGTCGGCACTGTGAGATCCGGACCGGAACGCCCTCGACGATCCAGGATCTCGGGTCTACCAACGGCATCGTGGTAGACGGGCAGCACACAACCCGCGCTACGCTCCGCGACGGCTCGCGGATCGTCGTGGGCAGCACCACCATCGTTTACCGGCAAGCCGAAGGGTGA
- a CDS encoding FMN-dependent NADH-azoreductase, giving the protein MATLLHLDSAVFPEGSASRDVSAAFVQAWREQHPDGQVVYRDLAAAPLPHLDAAAVAAGAEDPLRRELADELTAADAVLIGAPMYNFSIPSTLKAWLDQVIIVGHNAGPDSPVTGTPITVVASRGGSYASGTPREDAEFVQNYLEKLLTSMFGAEVDFIVPELTLARSQPSMAELIPLADASRAQAFTAAAEKAKALAARLAA; this is encoded by the coding sequence ATGGCCACACTTCTGCACCTCGATTCCGCCGTCTTCCCCGAGGGTTCCGCGTCGCGCGATGTCAGTGCCGCCTTTGTGCAGGCCTGGCGTGAACAGCACCCCGACGGACAGGTTGTCTACCGCGATCTCGCCGCCGCCCCGCTGCCCCACCTGGACGCAGCGGCCGTCGCCGCCGGCGCCGAGGACCCGCTGCGCCGCGAGCTCGCAGACGAGCTGACAGCGGCGGACGCCGTTCTGATCGGCGCTCCGATGTACAACTTCAGCATTCCGTCCACACTGAAGGCCTGGCTCGACCAGGTGATCATCGTCGGCCACAACGCGGGCCCGGACAGCCCCGTGACGGGCACCCCGATCACCGTCGTCGCCAGCCGCGGTGGCTCGTACGCCTCCGGCACCCCGCGCGAGGACGCCGAGTTCGTCCAGAACTACCTGGAGAAGCTGCTGACGAGCATGTTCGGCGCCGAGGTCGACTTCATCGTCCCGGAACTGACACTGGCCCGGTCCCAGCCCTCGATGGCCGAGCTCATTCCGCTCGCCGACGCCTCCCGCGCCCAGGCGTTCACTGCGGCTGCAGAGAAGGCCAAGGCCCTCGCTGCCCGCCTCGCAGCCTGA
- a CDS encoding winged helix-turn-helix transcriptional regulator produces MAEHSEQACQRVDVGITRVFELFGKRWTGPIVSVLMQQPVHFADLRRAIPGISERMLSDRLSELGAAGLVVREVDEGPPLRVSYRLTRAGAAMEPALKELAHWSKTYLTSDGPC; encoded by the coding sequence ATGGCGGAGCACAGCGAGCAGGCGTGTCAGCGGGTCGATGTGGGCATCACCCGCGTCTTCGAGCTGTTCGGGAAGCGTTGGACGGGGCCGATCGTCTCGGTGCTGATGCAGCAGCCGGTGCACTTCGCGGATCTGCGGCGGGCGATTCCGGGCATCAGTGAACGCATGCTCTCGGACCGGCTTTCCGAGCTGGGTGCGGCCGGGCTGGTTGTCCGCGAGGTCGACGAGGGGCCACCCCTGCGGGTCTCGTACCGCTTGACCCGGGCCGGCGCCGCGATGGAGCCCGCGCTCAAGGAGCTGGCTCACTGGTCGAAGACGTACCTGACCTCCGACGGCCCCTGCTGA
- a CDS encoding MarR family winged helix-turn-helix transcriptional regulator produces MPGTPGERQESLDVIQRELTAFARRARAAAARLHPELPLVSYTLLAHIDDRHGCRATDLAAHYMLDKSTVSRQIGALEKLGLVERHPDPDDHRIQVLHPTEAGTQALASTQASRRSAYQERLADWTADDLAGFAEYLLRYNAAGDPSTTSPQTPKV; encoded by the coding sequence GTGCCAGGCACCCCCGGAGAACGCCAGGAATCACTGGATGTCATCCAGCGCGAACTGACCGCCTTCGCGCGCCGCGCGCGCGCCGCGGCGGCCCGCCTCCATCCAGAGCTGCCTCTGGTCTCGTACACACTGCTGGCACACATCGACGATCGACACGGCTGCCGCGCAACGGATCTGGCCGCGCACTACATGCTGGACAAATCGACGGTCAGCCGACAGATCGGCGCCCTGGAGAAACTGGGACTGGTCGAGCGACACCCGGACCCGGACGACCACCGCATCCAGGTGCTGCACCCCACCGAGGCCGGAACCCAGGCGCTCGCATCGACACAGGCCAGCCGCCGCTCCGCCTACCAGGAGCGCCTCGCGGACTGGACGGCGGACGACCTCGCCGGCTTCGCGGAGTACCTGCTGCGCTACAACGCGGCGGGCGACCCGAGCACGACCTCCCCGCAGACACCGAAGGTCTGA
- a CDS encoding DUF2252 domain-containing protein yields the protein MGEIDATVPVQRAVTVDPRIPVVPGFASRRTTAASKSAPQSPREAGKALRERVPRASHSGLDLPAGRPDAVQAVEESSRGRVPGLAPIRVGRMAATPFAFLRGSAGLMAHDLVGTPVSGVGAQLCGDAHAANFGLYGDARGSLVIDLNDFDETVFGPWEWDLKRLATSLVLAGREAGADEDTCRQGAYDTVGAYRRTMRLLAKLPALDAWNAIADEELVSHTDARDLLGTLERVSEKARNNTSARFAAKSTEDSGDGGRRFIDAPPVLRRVPDEEAAAVAAGLGDYLGTISDDRVPLLARYAIHDVAFRVVGTGSVGTRSYVVLLLDHRGEPLVLQVKEARPSVMAPYLPAVGFDVPAVAHEGRRVVLGQKRMQVVSDILLGWATVDGRPFQVRQFRNRKGSVDPAALAADQVDDYGRMTGALLARAHAHSADPRLIAGYCGKNEELDEAVAAFAVTYADRTEADHVELVRAIGSGRIAAELGV from the coding sequence ATGGGCGAAATCGATGCGACAGTGCCGGTTCAGCGGGCTGTGACAGTTGATCCGCGCATTCCGGTCGTGCCCGGATTTGCGTCGCGTCGGACGACTGCGGCGAGCAAGAGCGCGCCGCAGTCGCCCAGGGAGGCGGGCAAGGCGCTGCGGGAGAGGGTGCCCAGGGCCTCTCACTCCGGCCTTGACCTTCCGGCCGGGCGGCCCGATGCCGTGCAGGCGGTCGAGGAGTCGAGCCGGGGCAGGGTGCCCGGTCTCGCCCCGATCCGGGTGGGGCGGATGGCCGCCACACCGTTCGCGTTTCTGCGTGGCTCGGCCGGGCTGATGGCCCATGACCTGGTGGGCACGCCGGTCAGCGGGGTGGGCGCCCAGCTCTGCGGCGATGCGCACGCGGCCAATTTCGGGCTGTACGGCGATGCGCGGGGCAGCCTGGTCATCGATCTGAACGATTTTGACGAGACCGTGTTCGGCCCCTGGGAATGGGACCTCAAGCGCCTCGCCACCTCGCTCGTGCTCGCCGGGCGTGAGGCCGGGGCGGACGAGGACACCTGCCGCCAGGGCGCATACGACACGGTGGGCGCATACCGGCGGACGATGCGGCTGCTGGCCAAATTGCCCGCGCTCGATGCTTGGAACGCCATCGCGGACGAGGAGTTGGTCTCGCACACGGATGCGCGGGATCTGCTCGGCACCCTGGAGCGGGTATCGGAGAAGGCCCGTAACAACACCAGCGCCCGCTTCGCGGCCAAGTCCACCGAGGATTCCGGGGACGGTGGACGCCGTTTCATAGACGCGCCGCCGGTGCTGCGGCGGGTGCCGGACGAGGAAGCCGCGGCGGTGGCGGCGGGACTCGGCGACTATCTGGGCACGATCTCGGATGACCGTGTACCGCTCCTCGCCAGATACGCGATCCACGACGTGGCGTTCCGGGTGGTCGGCACGGGGAGCGTCGGCACCCGGTCGTACGTGGTGCTCCTGCTCGATCATCGTGGCGAGCCCTTGGTGCTGCAGGTGAAGGAGGCGCGGCCCTCCGTGATGGCGCCGTACCTCCCGGCTGTCGGCTTCGATGTGCCGGCGGTGGCGCACGAGGGGCGCCGGGTGGTGCTCGGGCAGAAGCGGATGCAGGTCGTCAGCGACATTCTTTTGGGTTGGGCCACCGTCGACGGGCGCCCGTTCCAGGTGCGGCAGTTCAGGAACCGCAAGGGCAGTGTGGACCCGGCAGCATTGGCAGCCGACCAGGTCGACGACTACGGCCGGATGACCGGGGCGCTATTGGCTCGGGCCCATGCGCACAGCGCCGACCCGCGACTGATCGCGGGCTACTGCGGCAAGAACGAGGAGCTGGACGAGGCGGTGGCGGCGTTCGCGGTGACGTACGCGGACCGTACTGAAGCGGACCACGTGGAGCTGGTGCGGGCCATCGGTTCGGGGCGGATAGCCGCCGAACTGGGCGTGTGA
- a CDS encoding J domain-containing protein yields MTHEAAGVPTTRNDDDRQENDRQHEQYEQDAQHGGSAGAEASAGAEVDAAAGTDGGPGGAADGTAEGARPEARLAKAVRVAEQALIEFEIAVETFRVEVENFSRLHHQKLGPMYARLDELDAQIAEAQAARTGDPEDLRKAQEARAIVMPMPGVDELFHDWIDSDGLSPEAAAMLTEQPVRPPKRVRPTEEARKLYRELARKAHPDLAQDETERARREEFITRVNAAYGRGDEALLMELAQEWAAGPVVPEAELSESEELYARLNWLTQRKELLAVLAQELEESAIGAMLRMAPDDPDRLLDEIADQLLGEVAQREAELAGLVQ; encoded by the coding sequence GTGACCCACGAAGCCGCCGGGGTGCCGACCACCCGGAACGACGATGACCGGCAGGAAAACGACCGGCAGCACGAGCAGTACGAGCAGGATGCGCAGCACGGAGGGTCGGCCGGTGCCGAGGCCAGTGCAGGTGCCGAGGTCGACGCTGCCGCTGGGACTGACGGCGGGCCTGGCGGGGCTGCCGACGGAACTGCTGAGGGAGCTCGGCCCGAGGCTCGGCTTGCCAAGGCTGTGCGGGTGGCGGAGCAGGCGCTGATCGAGTTCGAGATCGCGGTGGAGACCTTCCGGGTCGAGGTCGAGAACTTCTCCCGGTTGCACCATCAGAAGCTCGGGCCGATGTACGCCCGACTCGATGAGCTCGATGCGCAGATCGCGGAGGCCCAGGCCGCCAGGACCGGTGACCCCGAAGACCTTCGCAAGGCGCAGGAGGCCCGGGCGATCGTGATGCCGATGCCGGGCGTCGACGAGCTGTTCCACGACTGGATCGACTCCGACGGGCTGTCCCCCGAGGCGGCGGCGATGCTGACCGAGCAGCCGGTCCGGCCGCCCAAGCGGGTCCGGCCGACCGAGGAGGCGCGCAAGCTCTACCGCGAGCTGGCGCGCAAGGCCCACCCGGACCTGGCGCAGGACGAGACGGAGCGGGCACGCCGGGAGGAATTCATCACCCGCGTCAACGCTGCTTATGGGCGTGGGGACGAGGCGCTGCTGATGGAGCTGGCGCAGGAGTGGGCGGCGGGGCCGGTGGTGCCGGAGGCGGAGCTCAGCGAGAGCGAGGAGCTCTACGCCCGGCTGAACTGGCTGACCCAGCGCAAGGAACTCCTGGCAGTGCTCGCCCAGGAGCTCGAGGAGAGCGCGATCGGGGCCATGCTGCGGATGGCGCCCGACGATCCGGACCGGCTGCTCGACGAGATCGCCGATCAGCTGCTGGGCGAGGTCGCTCAGCGTGAGGCGGAGCTGGCGGGTCTGGTGCAGTAG
- a CDS encoding rhodanese-like domain-containing protein, producing MNFAPLPSVDVAAVPSDGFVLDVRENDEWAAGHVAGALHIPMSDFVGRFGELTEAAEDGRRVHVMCRVGGRSAQVTQYLVQQGIDAVNIDGGMLAWDGAGRPMVTDNGNPAFVL from the coding sequence ATGAATTTCGCCCCGCTGCCCTCGGTGGATGTCGCGGCGGTTCCGTCGGACGGCTTTGTGCTGGACGTCCGGGAGAACGACGAATGGGCGGCCGGGCATGTCGCAGGCGCCCTGCACATTCCGATGAGTGACTTCGTGGGCCGTTTCGGTGAGCTGACCGAAGCTGCCGAGGACGGTCGGCGCGTGCATGTGATGTGCCGGGTCGGTGGCCGGTCCGCCCAGGTCACCCAGTACCTGGTGCAGCAGGGCATCGACGCCGTGAACATCGATGGCGGGATGCTCGCCTGGGACGGGGCCGGACGTCCCATGGTCACCGACAACGGCAACCCGGCTTTCGTGCTCTGA